ACTGATGGATGGACTTGCTTATGAACTGCTCGTGTTCATAAGCTGCCTCAAACGCCTCTATGGGGCTCCCCCATTCCCTTGGCGGCTTTGGGATCTCAGTAAGCTCAACTCTCCCGTTTCTGTCGTAAATGTAGTTGTAAAACCTCAGCACGTGGCCGAGCTCCTCTTCAGCCTGAGCTTTCATCCAGCTGGCAAAGCCCTCAAGGTTCAGATCGTCAAAATACGTTGCCATTGCAAAGTACAGATAGGCAGAATAAAGCTCTCTGTTTAGCTGCTCGTTCAGAGCCTTAAGCATTTTTTCACTCAACATGGCCATCACCACTATTTTTTGGACTTTAAGATATTTTAAGATATTGGTTCGAATTCATTCTTCCCCTGTCCATTACCCCCTATTCCCCAGACACTTGACGAATGCATCCCACACCTTGAAAGGCCCGGTAACGCAGATCATATAACAGTTGCAGTCAAACTTGACATCTGCGCATTCGAGCATGGTGCATACATTGGCCGGATCTTTGGGATCCATGCCATCAAGGGGAGCCAAACACGGGTGCAAATCACCCCATCCCGGCCGGGGGAGACTATTCCTGATGTCGCTCGCATAAGAGTTTATTGAAGCTCCAGTTACAACGGCATTGGTCTCGGGCATTGGAGGCCATGGAACGATGCATTGATACCTTTCTATGGCATCCCATATCAGATGGAAGTAGTAAGCAAAAACCACAGCAGGTCCAAAGTTTTTACTTTCAAGGCAGCACAACCTGCAGGTTTCACCCTCCACAACGCCAACCATAGCGGCTTTAAGTTTGCACAGCTCACACTCCTCCGGGGTAGTGTAGGTATTCAGGCTCATGGGTCCCGAAGGGTAAGTGTTTGCGTGCATTGTGCCAAGCGTTGTCTCGCCAAAACTTGCAGAAAAGCCGTTGTAACCGGGCCCATTTTTAAGGACGGCGTTAATTCCCGGGAAGAAGGGGACTGTTAAGTTCCTGTCCTCTGCTGTTGCAACCGTAAGGGACGTCGTTGAATTGCCTGATTTGAGGAGAACCTCATGGATACCATAATCAAGCTGGATATCAAGT
The Thermococcus sp. 2319x1 DNA segment above includes these coding regions:
- a CDS encoding ferritin, which codes for MLSEKMLKALNEQLNRELYSAYLYFAMATYFDDLNLEGFASWMKAQAEEELGHVLRFYNYIYDRNGRVELTEIPKPPREWGSPIEAFEAAYEHEQFISKSIHQLAALAEEEKDYPTRAFLEWFINEQVEEEASVKKILDKLKFAKDAPQIVFMLDRELAARAPKLPSLLMQGE